One window from the genome of Oceanicoccus sp. KOV_DT_Chl encodes:
- the fadB gene encoding fatty acid oxidation complex subunit alpha FadB: protein MTYQGKAITVTVNEGIATLTFDLQGESVNKFNQLTLRELQEVGQQLTTDKTIKGLLVTSAKNVFIVGADITEFGELFDNNEEAVIAEQVYKVNTEIFNVIEDLPFPIVSVINGLALGGGFEMCLATDYRVMASTAQVGFPEVNLGIIPGYGGTVRTPRIIGGDNAVEWISGGKQYKAPAALAVGIVDAVVEPELLNEAAMDLLQKAIAGDFDYQQRRTEKCGPQLLDDIELMMAYTTGKAMVSQQSPKGMIAPITAAKTMEKHAKLSRDEALKIEGQQIAKLAKTEVSRNLINLYLADQVLIKTAKTYASGSAPVSQAAVLGAGIMGGGIAYQSASTGTPIIMKDIAQAGIDMGMSEAGSLLAKRVSRGRLTPEAMADTLSKITPTLSYEGIDAAELVVEAVVENAKVKKAVLSELENLVSADTIITSNTSTIPISELAGALKRPENFCGMHFFNPVHRMPLVEIIRGEKTSEQAIARTVSFALAMGKKPVVVNDCPGFLVNRILFAYFAGFVALLKEGADFLAVDKAAEKFGWPMGPAYLIDVVGIDTGVHAGAVMAEGFPDRMKQEYTTGMEVLLENSRLGEKNGKGFYSYEADKRGKVRKTYDESVRALLAPHVDSPKEFSEEEIIDRLMIPLCLESIRCLDDNIADNATELDMALLYGVGFPIFRGGAMRYVENMGLATFVAKADQYQHLGPLFHPTDSLRQLAASNGSLFA from the coding sequence ATGACCTATCAAGGCAAGGCAATCACTGTCACCGTCAATGAGGGGATCGCGACCCTCACTTTTGATCTGCAAGGCGAATCGGTTAATAAATTTAACCAGCTAACACTGCGGGAGTTGCAGGAAGTTGGTCAACAGTTAACTACCGATAAAACCATAAAAGGTTTATTAGTCACCAGTGCGAAAAATGTGTTTATCGTCGGTGCTGACATCACTGAATTTGGCGAACTGTTCGATAACAACGAAGAAGCCGTTATTGCCGAACAAGTGTATAAGGTTAATACCGAAATTTTTAATGTTATCGAAGACCTGCCCTTCCCGATCGTGAGTGTTATTAACGGCCTCGCGCTGGGCGGCGGCTTTGAGATGTGTTTGGCCACCGACTACCGGGTAATGGCCAGCACTGCTCAGGTAGGCTTTCCCGAAGTGAACCTCGGTATCATTCCCGGCTACGGCGGCACCGTACGGACACCCCGTATTATTGGCGGCGACAATGCAGTCGAGTGGATTTCCGGTGGCAAACAATACAAAGCGCCTGCGGCATTAGCCGTAGGCATTGTCGACGCAGTGGTTGAGCCCGAGCTGTTAAATGAAGCAGCTATGGATTTATTACAAAAAGCCATTGCGGGTGACTTTGATTACCAGCAGCGCCGGACTGAAAAATGTGGCCCGCAATTACTCGATGATATTGAGTTAATGATGGCCTATACCACCGGTAAAGCGATGGTATCGCAACAATCGCCAAAAGGGATGATAGCGCCCATTACTGCCGCTAAAACCATGGAGAAGCACGCCAAACTTAGCCGTGACGAAGCCCTGAAAATTGAAGGCCAGCAAATCGCGAAACTGGCCAAGACCGAAGTTTCTCGCAATCTGATTAATCTGTATTTAGCGGATCAGGTATTAATTAAAACCGCTAAAACCTATGCTTCGGGTTCCGCTCCTGTCAGTCAGGCTGCGGTACTCGGTGCCGGTATTATGGGTGGCGGCATTGCCTATCAATCTGCCTCAACGGGCACACCGATCATTATGAAAGACATTGCTCAGGCTGGTATTGATATGGGCATGTCAGAGGCTGGCAGTTTATTGGCCAAGCGCGTTAGTCGCGGTCGGTTAACCCCCGAAGCAATGGCCGATACCCTCAGCAAAATTACACCAACATTGAGTTACGAAGGCATTGATGCGGCAGAACTCGTCGTTGAGGCCGTGGTTGAAAATGCCAAGGTTAAAAAAGCGGTGCTTAGCGAACTTGAAAACCTGGTCAGCGCCGATACCATTATTACCTCTAACACCTCGACGATTCCGATTTCTGAATTAGCGGGCGCACTAAAAAGACCAGAAAACTTCTGTGGCATGCACTTTTTCAACCCGGTGCATCGCATGCCTTTAGTAGAAATTATCCGCGGCGAAAAAACCAGCGAGCAGGCTATCGCTCGCACTGTTAGTTTTGCTCTGGCCATGGGTAAAAAACCAGTGGTAGTGAACGATTGCCCGGGGTTTTTGGTTAATCGAATTTTATTCGCTTACTTCGCTGGCTTTGTAGCCTTATTAAAAGAAGGCGCTGATTTTCTCGCCGTCGATAAAGCCGCTGAAAAATTTGGCTGGCCGATGGGCCCTGCGTATTTAATTGACGTCGTGGGTATTGATACAGGCGTCCATGCTGGCGCAGTAATGGCTGAAGGTTTTCCTGACCGCATGAAACAGGAATACACTACCGGCATGGAAGTCTTGCTAGAAAATAGTCGCCTAGGCGAGAAAAACGGTAAGGGCTTTTACAGCTATGAAGCGGATAAGCGCGGCAAAGTGCGCAAGACCTATGATGAGAGTGTGCGCGCATTATTAGCCCCGCATGTAGACAGCCCTAAAGAATTTAGCGAAGAAGAAATCATTGATCGCTTAATGATTCCTCTGTGCCTGGAGTCTATCCGCTGCCTGGACGATAACATCGCCGACAATGCTACTGAGTTGGATATGGCTTTATTGTACGGTGTGGGTTTTCCAATCTTTCGCGGCGGTGCTATGCGCTATGTGGAAAATATGGGGCTGGCAACGTTTGTTGCCAAGGCAGACCAATACCAGCATCTCGGCCCGCTATTCCATCCCACGGATTCACTTCGCCAACTCGCCGCCAGCAATGGCAGCCTATTCGCATAA
- a CDS encoding AraC family transcriptional regulator, whose protein sequence is MDNNQLTVPTRFVNIMLSIAADHQCNTDELLTSIGIDPQDIINEQPISALLYGELHHHIIELVQDEWFGMLSGGPVPKGAIRLLLQSVVHCKSLEQALLRSSDFFEVCRGFKVKQIYTIEGDSVVLKVVKLDCIEQREFDTLLANTHADTIKATLSAWHGFYSWLIGKYVPLEDVYYSFHNDLAEPITHKPKAGKHHTHYHYEHPFNGQRFDKKYLDYPIVQNEDSIEDFMRKAPYYGLIKKHPDEGLTPHVKSLLAKSIGEELPNASEVAEFFNVSVTTLHRRLGNEGCSFQTLKDESRMEAAIHYLNCPDISTAAISDLLSFENPSTFYRAFKKWTGLPPGEYRKQILAKQQ, encoded by the coding sequence ATGGATAATAACCAGCTTACCGTTCCCACACGATTTGTAAATATCATGCTTTCTATAGCCGCCGATCATCAGTGCAATACCGATGAACTGCTAACCAGTATCGGCATTGATCCTCAAGATATTATTAACGAACAGCCTATCTCCGCCCTCCTCTACGGCGAACTCCATCACCACATTATTGAATTAGTGCAGGATGAATGGTTTGGCATGCTTAGCGGCGGCCCCGTACCCAAAGGTGCCATCCGCTTATTACTGCAAAGCGTGGTGCACTGCAAAAGCCTTGAGCAGGCGCTACTTCGCAGCAGTGATTTTTTTGAAGTGTGCCGGGGCTTTAAAGTCAAACAAATTTATACCATTGAAGGTGATAGCGTAGTACTAAAAGTCGTTAAGCTCGACTGCATTGAGCAGCGGGAATTTGACACCCTGCTTGCCAATACTCATGCCGACACCATCAAAGCTACGCTATCCGCATGGCATGGTTTTTACAGTTGGCTGATTGGCAAATATGTACCGTTGGAGGATGTGTATTACAGCTTTCATAATGATCTTGCAGAACCGATCACGCACAAACCCAAAGCCGGCAAGCATCATACCCACTACCATTATGAACACCCCTTTAACGGTCAGCGTTTTGATAAAAAATACCTCGACTATCCCATTGTGCAGAATGAGGACAGCATTGAAGACTTTATGCGTAAAGCGCCCTACTACGGTCTCATTAAAAAGCACCCCGACGAGGGCTTAACCCCACATGTAAAATCCTTATTGGCCAAAAGCATCGGTGAGGAGCTACCTAACGCCAGCGAAGTGGCTGAATTCTTTAATGTATCTGTCACCACCCTGCATCGGCGTTTAGGCAATGAAGGCTGTAGCTTTCAGACACTGAAAGATGAATCCCGCATGGAGGCTGCCATCCACTATCTAAATTGTCCCGATATCAGCACAGCCGCTATCTCCGACCTGCTCAGTTTTGAAAATCCAAGCACATTTTATCGCGCTTTCAAGAAATGGACCGGCCTTCCTCCCGGGGAATACCGCAAGCAAATACTGGCAAAGCAGCAGTAA
- a CDS encoding acyl-CoA dehydrogenase C-terminal domain-containing protein, which yields MAHYKAPLRDLEFVRNELLSMNQFYADSAQWSEVSHDLASAILDECAKFSENVLAPLNPIGDKQGCTLTDGQVSTPEGFKEAYQQYVEGGWPTLEGPAAYGGQDLPSSLALAVTEMTGTANWAWSMYPGLSHGACHTIDHHGTDQQKETYLHHLMSGQWTGTMCLTESHCGSDLGLLRTKAEPNADGSYNISGTKIFISSGDHDLAENIVHIVLARLPDAPKGTKGISLFIVPKVNVNPDGTLGDNNALSCGSLEEKMGIHGNATCVMNFDGAKGYLLGPENRGLNCMFTFMNTARIGTSIQGLAHAELAYQNSLAYAKDRLQMRALSGPVEPDKAADPIIVHPDVRRMLLTQKAFAEGGRMMIYYVALFSDALKIAKTDEEKQQLENLLALLTPISKAFMTETGFEAANLGMQIFGGHGYIREWGMEQNVRDSRISMLYEGTTGIQALDLLGRKVIMSGGKLLQEAIGPMIEFCNNNADREELAEFITPLSALLKQWNSLTEQIGAAAMNNADEVNAACVDYLMFSGYVCYAFLFARAAKISQAKLAEGTNDKEFYEAKIYLAKFFYQRLLPRTSSLAQTMTSGVDNLLNKDINPF from the coding sequence ATGGCGCACTACAAAGCCCCCCTTCGTGATTTAGAGTTCGTTCGGAACGAGCTATTGTCCATGAATCAATTCTATGCAGACTCAGCACAGTGGAGTGAAGTCAGCCACGACCTCGCTAGCGCTATCCTTGATGAATGCGCTAAATTCAGCGAAAACGTACTTGCCCCGCTCAATCCTATCGGCGACAAACAGGGTTGTACCCTTACAGACGGGCAAGTCAGCACACCTGAAGGCTTTAAAGAAGCCTATCAGCAATATGTTGAGGGTGGCTGGCCAACACTGGAAGGCCCTGCGGCTTACGGTGGTCAGGATTTACCTTCATCGTTGGCACTAGCCGTTACCGAAATGACGGGCACCGCCAACTGGGCCTGGAGCATGTATCCGGGATTGTCCCATGGTGCCTGCCATACCATTGATCATCATGGTACTGACCAGCAAAAAGAAACCTATCTGCACCATCTGATGAGCGGCCAATGGACTGGTACTATGTGCCTGACTGAATCGCACTGCGGAAGCGATCTGGGTCTGTTACGCACCAAAGCAGAACCTAATGCCGATGGCAGCTACAATATTAGCGGCACCAAAATTTTTATCTCCTCCGGTGACCATGATCTGGCTGAAAACATTGTCCACATTGTGTTAGCACGCCTGCCTGATGCCCCCAAAGGCACCAAAGGTATTTCATTATTTATTGTCCCCAAAGTGAACGTTAACCCGGATGGTACCCTGGGCGATAATAATGCTCTCAGCTGTGGTTCACTGGAAGAAAAAATGGGCATTCATGGTAACGCCACTTGCGTAATGAATTTCGATGGCGCCAAAGGTTACTTATTAGGCCCTGAAAATCGCGGTCTGAACTGCATGTTTACCTTTATGAATACCGCCCGCATCGGCACCTCAATTCAGGGGCTTGCCCACGCGGAACTGGCTTACCAGAACTCACTGGCTTATGCCAAAGACCGGCTACAAATGCGCGCGCTCTCTGGCCCGGTAGAACCTGACAAAGCAGCCGATCCGATTATTGTTCACCCCGATGTACGCCGCATGCTGTTGACACAAAAAGCCTTCGCTGAAGGCGGCCGCATGATGATTTATTATGTTGCCCTATTTTCCGATGCATTAAAGATTGCGAAAACGGACGAAGAAAAACAGCAACTGGAAAACCTGCTGGCACTGCTGACGCCAATATCCAAAGCGTTTATGACCGAAACCGGTTTCGAAGCCGCTAACCTTGGCATGCAAATTTTCGGTGGCCACGGTTACATCAGAGAATGGGGCATGGAACAAAATGTCCGTGATAGCCGCATCTCAATGCTCTATGAAGGCACTACCGGCATTCAGGCTTTAGATTTATTAGGCCGCAAAGTTATTATGAGCGGCGGCAAATTATTACAAGAAGCGATCGGGCCTATGATCGAATTTTGTAATAACAATGCCGACCGTGAAGAATTGGCAGAATTTATTACCCCACTCAGCGCCTTGCTAAAACAATGGAATAGCTTAACCGAGCAAATCGGGGCCGCAGCGATGAACAATGCCGATGAAGTTAATGCTGCCTGTGTCGATTACCTGATGTTCTCGGGTTACGTTTGTTATGCTTTTTTATTCGCTCGCGCGGCTAAAATTTCACAAGCAAAATTAGCGGAAGGCACTAATGATAAAGAGTTTTATGAAGCTAAAATTTATTTGGCTAAATTCTTCTATCAACGCCTACTACCCAGAACCAGTAGCCTGGCTCAAACGATGACTTCGGGCGTAGACAACCTACTCAATAAAGACATTAATCCATTTTAA